Proteins from a single region of Kluyveromyces lactis strain NRRL Y-1140 chromosome C complete sequence:
- the AXL2 gene encoding Axl2p (some similarities with uniprot|P38928 Saccharomyces cerevisiae YIL140W AXL2 Integral plasma membrane protein required for axial budding in haploid cells localizes to the incipient bud site and bud neck glycosylated by Pmt4p potential Cdc28p substrate), with the protein MKTELLLSSALSLLFAVASASVYEAYPINKQLPPIARVDEDFQFKISNDTFKSTNEGSVQISYESSELPNWLSFDSSSLTFSGKVSSDFLDDNEDTKYFDIILKGTDSTDSASFNTTFQLVATKKSGISLADDFNLLNLLKNYGYTNGKDALKLSPGDIFNVTFERDNFDVSSNDSVVTYYGRSSQYNAPLPNWVFFDANNLKFSGSAPVVNSDIAPEMDYSFNLIATDIDGFSAASINFQIVVGAHRLTTSIENTLIINVTDSGSFSYPVPLDYVFLNDEVISKDDLGDIKLVDTPDWISISDNYTLEGTLPSNESDYDFQLSIYDKYMDVVYLNFVIESTQNLFAISSFPSVNVTRGEWFQYALLPSQFTSFDETTVSANYSSQANWLRFQSSNLTFYGEVPDDFDDLSIDIVASLGSKMDSLVLKMVGIDAKNSTKTQTSSSASHTATSKSTASSTSTSSTSQSSSSALLPNNKKSKSTNIVAIVCGVVIPIVVLLILLIIFLLWRRRRNEKKENDKEKMAISGPDPKNPANDPNACGDVNPFSDENTLDSGEVSTEAKRLATLNAMKLDDVSNSSTMTSLDEKVSADSVYQDAEMANSRDMLLQRDDESSVFDDKYRSSSVYFQNAPSQRKSWRFSKNKIQPDDRTMRQSYASLNTVSTQELLNSELKNDSTLPHDPRKSSLGLRDSVFWNKDTNSSSPLKPVSENDITESAARTDSQSPHSSMSSDGLIPMKQQDGQYKWVTNDQPVRKKSTKRVGSVREQAGVNVSNVNNFTGESPERM; encoded by the coding sequence ATGAAGACTGAGTTGCTGTTGTCTTCGGCGCTGTCACTTCTCTTTGCCGTCGCATCAGCTTCTGTATACGAAGCTTATCCTATTAACAAACAGCTTCCACCAATTGCAAGAGTTGACGAGGATTTCCAGTTTAAAATCTCTAATGACACCTTTAAATCAACTAACGAAGGATCCGTTCAAATATCATATGAATCTTCTGAATTGCCAAATTGGCTTTCATTCGATAGTAGTTCTTTGACTTTTTCAGGTAAGGTCTCTTCCGACTTCCTTGATGATAACGAAGATACGAAATATTTCGACATCATACTTAAAGGTACGGATTCAACCGATTCCGCATCCTTCAACACGACTTTTCAACTGGTGGCTACCAAGAAATCAGGAATTTCTTTAGCCGACGACTTTAATCTATTAAACCTTTTAAAGAATTATGGTTACACTAACGGCAAAGATGCGTTGAAACTGTCTCCTGGAGACATATTCAACGTCACTTTCGAAAGAGATAATTTCGATGTTTCGAGTAATGATTCTGTGGTCACTTATTATGGCCGTAGTTCCCAATACAATGCCCCACTGCCAAATTGGGTCTTTTTTGATGccaacaatttgaaatttagTGGATCAGCTCCTGTAGTCAATTCTGATATTGCCCCAGAAATGGATTATTCTTTCAACCTAATTGCAACAGACATCGATGGATTCTCGGCTGCGAGTAttaattttcaaattgttgtCGGGGCGCATAGGCTAACAACATCTATCGAAAATACATTGATAATAAATGTTACTGACAGCGGTTCATTCTCTTACCCAGTGCCTCTAGACTATGTCTTCTTAAATGATGAAGTCATTTCCAAAGACGACCTGGGAGATATTAAACTGGTTGATACTCCAGATTGGATTTCAATAAGCGATAACTACACTTTGGAAGGAACTCTTCCATCGAATGAGAGTGATTATGACTTTCAACTCTCGATTTATGACAAGTATATGGATGTGGTGTACCTGAACTTTGTTATTGAATCAACTCAGAATTTATTTGCCATATCATCATTTCCTAGCGTTAACGTAACCAGAGGCGAATGGTTCCAATACGCATTATTGCCTTCCCAATTCACatcttttgatgaaacaacGGTGTCTGCTAACTACAGTTCTCAAGCTAATTGGTTGCGTTTCCAGTCATCGAACTTGACATTCTATGGAGAAGTCCCCGATGATTTCGATGATTTAAGTATTGATATTGTCGCCTCACTTGGCTCCAAAATGGATAGTTTAGTATTGAAAATGGTCGGAATCGACGCTAAAAATAGCACCAAGACccaaacttcttcatctgctTCACATACTGCCACTTCGAAATCAACAGCGTCCTCAACGTCAACATCATCTACAAGTCAAAGTAGCTCTTCTGCATTACTTCctaataataaaaaaagcAAAAGCACCAACATTGTGGCTATTGTTTGTGGCGTTGTAATCCCAATTGTTGTGcttctaattcttttgatcaTATTTCTGTTATGGAGAAGGAGACGtaacgaaaagaaagaaaacgatAAGGAAAAAATGGCTATCAGTGGCCCTGATCCAAAAAATCCTGCTAACGATCCAAATGCCTGTGGAGATGTCAACCCATTCTCAGATGAAAATACTTTGGACTCGGGTGAAGTATCCACCGAAGCAAAAAGGTTAGCAACCTTAAATGCTATGAAGCTGGACGATGTCAGTAATTCATCGACCATGACATCGTTAGATGAAAAAGTATCCGCCGACTCAGTTTACCAGGACGCAGAAATGGCAAATAGCAGGGACATGCTTCTTCAGAGGGATGACGAATCTTCTgtatttgatgataaataCAGATCATCCTCGGTTTATTTCCAAAATGCTCCAAGTCAGCGTAAATCATGGCGTTTTTCAAAAAACAAGATTCAACCTGATGACAGAACTATGAGACAGAGTTACGCATCATTGAACACAGTCAGCACACAAGAGCTTCTGAATAGTGAACTTAAGAACGATAGCACCTTACCACATGATCCACGGAAGTCAAGCTTAGGTCTGCGTGATTCAGTGTTTTGGAACAAGGACACgaattcttcttctcctttAAAACCCGTCTCTGAAAATGACATAACCGAATCTGCTGCAAGAACGGATTCGCAGTCGCCACACAGCTCTATGTCATCAGATGGATTAATACCAATGAAACAACAGGATGGTCAATACAAATGGGTTACTAACGATCAACCTGTACGAAAAAAGAGTACTAAACGGGTGGGTTCAGTTCGTGAGCAAGCTGGTGTCAATGTCTCCAATGTGAATAATTTTACTGGCGAATCTCCTGAAAGAATGTGA
- the END3 gene encoding End3p (similar to uniprot|P39013 Saccharomyces cerevisiae YNL084C END3 EH domain-containing protein involved in endocytosis actin cytoskeletal organization and cell wall morphogenesis forms a complex with Sla1p and Pan1p) — protein MPKLEQFEIKKYWQIFSGLKPVENKLTHDQVLPILFNSKLDTSILNKIWFLADIDDDDQLDFEEFVICMRMIFDMVNKNIDSVPDELPDWLIPGSKAELVKQRKTERSSGTAETSSVVNVPTSSPAVDDYQKEVDWYISRDDKSQYESIYESAITSRDNSVSYVSLSSAVRSKYINLSSQDLEKTWRLVNPKLDTSIDKDPALYFIHILRQVNDYACPIPSHLPSALKETFTKTRVSTDLSSKQSEVRRPTLSTSNSSSYQIPKRGGTDFSVTQGTDWEVVRLQRELANIDSELSSAQQQSTSHNDSNDRMKLVKQQLEQFLEYQKNLVNNSNTSSESVDVGGLRDDIESIEQQVQMLEEYLKTKKSELHNLKIEVQSLY, from the coding sequence ATGCCAAAgcttgaacaatttgagATCAAAAAGTATTGGCAAATTTTCTCCGGATTGAAACCGGTGGAAAATAAGTTGACCCATGATCAAGTACTGCCtatccttttcaattctaaaTTGGACACCTCGATACTTAACAAAATATGGTTTTTGGCCGAtatcgatgatgatgatcaactagattttgaagagtttgTGATTTGTATGAGAATGATATTTGACATGGTTAATAAAAACATAGATTCTGTACCAGATGAATTGCCAGATTGGTTGATTCCCGGTTCAAAAGCCGAATTAGtcaaacaaagaaaaactgaACGTAGTAGCGGAACAGCAGAAACAAGTTCTGTGGTCAATGTTCCGACATCTTCGCCAGCTGTAGACgattatcaaaaagaagttgattgGTATATATCAAGAGATGATAAGTCACAATACGAATCAATTTATGAATCAGCCATAACCTCTAGAGACAATAGTGTATCTTATGTTTCACTATCCTCCGCCGTTAGATCGAAGTATATCAATCTATCATCTCAAGATTTAGAAAAAACGTGGCGTTTGGTTAATCCTAAGCTTGACACTTCCATAGATAAGGATCCAGCACTATACTTTATTCATATTCTGAGACAAGTGAACGACTATGCTTGCCCAATACCATCACATTTACCTTCAgcattgaaagaaactttTACAAAGACTAGAGTTTCCACGGATTTGTCTTCCAAGCAGAGCGAAGTAAGAAGGCCAACACTATCCACATCTAACTCTTCATCTTACCAAATACCAAAACGTGGTGGTACTGATTTTTCTGTTACTCAGGGAACTGATTGGGAAGTAGTCAGACTTCAAAGGGAATTGGCAAATATTGACTCTGAATTATCGTCAGCACAGCAACAATCCACCTCTCATAATGACTCAAATGATAGAATGAAATTAGTAAAACAACAGTTAGAACAGTTCTTGGAATACCAAAAAAACCTTGTCAATAATTCCAATACTTCTTCAGAAAGCGTTGATGTTGGAGGTTTGAGGGATGATATAGAGAGTATTGAGCAGCAAGTACAAATGTTGGAGGAGTACctgaaaacaaagaagtcGGAACTGcataatttgaagatagAGGTGCAATCTCTTTACTGA
- the CCT2 gene encoding chaperonin-containing T-complex subunit CCT2 (highly similar to uniprot|P39076 Saccharomyces cerevisiae YIL142W CCT2 Subunit beta of the cytosolic chaperonin Cct ring complex related to Tcp1p required for the assembly of actin and tubulins in vivo) yields MSVPIFGDQVTEERAENARMSAFVGAIAVGDLVKTTLGPKGMDKLLQSASNNTSMVTNDGATILKSIPLDNPAAKVLVNISKVQDDEVGDGTTSVTVLSAELLREAEKLVEQGKIHPQTIIEGFRIASAAALSALEKAAVDNSNNKEEFYNDLISIANTTLSSKILSQDKDHFSKLATDAILRLKGSTNLEHIQIIKIIGGKLSDSFLDEGFILPKRFGSNQPKRVENAKILIANTSLDTDKVKIFGTKFKVDSTSKLAELEKAEREKMKKKIEKIANFNINTFINRQLIYDYPEQMFTDLGINSIEHADFEGVERLALVTGGEVVSTFDNPEKCKLGECKLIEEIIIGEETFTKFSGCKSGEACTIVLRGATEQVLDEAERSLHDALSVLSQTTKETRTVLGGGCAEMIMSKAVDTVGQNVEGKKALAVESFAKALRQLPTILADNAGFDSSELITKLRSSIYNGMSTSGLDLDNGTIADMRELGIVESYKLKRAVVTSASEAAEVLLRVDNIIRAKPRTADRQHGHM; encoded by the coding sequence ATGAGCGTTCCGATTTTTGGGGATCAAGTTACCGAAGAAAGGGCTGAAAATGCTCGTATGAGTGCTTTTGTCGGTGCCATCGCTGTAGGTGATTTGGTGAAAACTACTCTAGGACCAAAAGGTATGGACAAGCTACTTCAAAGTGCATCTAACAACACTAGCATGGTAACAAATGATGGTGCTACTATTCTTAAATCGATTCCATTGGACAATCCCGCCGCTAAAGTTCTTGTGAACATTAGTAAAGTCCaagatgatgaagttgGTGACGGTACTACCAGTGTTACAGTTTTAAGTGCTGAGCTATTGAGAGAGGCTGAGAAATTGGTCGAACAAGGAAAAATCCACCCACAAACCATTATTGAAGGTTTCAGAATTGCATCTGCGGCTGCTCTATCAGCATTGGAGAAGGCCGCTGTGGATAACTCGAATAATAAGGAAGAGTTCTACAACGATTTGATCAGCATTGCAAACACGACACTTTCATCTAAAATTTTGTCTCAAGATAAAGATCATTTCTCAAAATTGGCAACAGATGCCATTCTCAGATTGAAGGGTTCCACCAATTTGGAacatattcaaattatcaaGATCATTGGTGGTAAGCTttctgattctttcttagaTGAAGGATTTATCTTACCAAAAAGATTTGGTAGCAACCAGCCAAAGCGCGTGGAAAATGCTAAAATTTTGATTGCCAACACTTCTCTAGATACTGACAAGGtcaagatctttggtaCCAAGTTCAAGGTTGATTCTACGTCTAAGCTTGCAGAATTAGAGAAAGCTGAACgtgaaaaaatgaaaaagaagattgaaaagattgctaatttcaacatcaacacGTTCATCAACAGACAGTTGATATACGACTACCCTGAACAAATGTTTACAGATCTAGGAATTAACTCCATTGAACATGCTGATTTTGAAGGTGTGGAACGACTAGCACTTGTGACTGGTGGTGAAGTTGTTTCGACATTTGACAATCCAGAAAAATGTAAACTTGGTGAATGTAAGCTCATCGAGGAAATCATAATCGGTGAAGAAACTTTCACAAAGTTCAGTGGTTGTAAATCTGGTGAAGCTTGTACTATTGTACTAAGAGGTGCAACCGAACAAGTATTAGACGAAGCTGAAAGATCTCTACATGATGCTTTATCTGTCCTTTCacaaacaacaaaagaaaccaGAACTGTTTTGGGTGGTGGTTGTGCCGAAATGATTATGTCAAAAGCTGTTGACACAGTAGGGCAAAATGTTGAAGGTAAGAAAGCACTTGCTGTAGAATCTTTTGCAAAAGCCCTAAGACAATTGCCTACTATTCTTGCGGACAACGCTGGTTTCGATAGTAGTGAATTGATCACAAAGTTAAGATCTTCGATTTACAACGGCATGAGTACATCAGGTTTGGATTTGGATAACGGCACCATTGCTGACATGAGAGAACTAGGGATCGTGGAAAGTtataaattgaaaagagCTGTAGTAACCTCAGCCAGCGAAGCAGCCGAAGTCCTCTTGAGAGTGGATAATATTATCAGGGCTAAACCAAGAACAGCCGATAGACAGCACGGTCATATGTAA
- the RIM8 gene encoding Rim8p (similar to uniprot|P53180 Saccharomyces cerevisiae YGL045W RIM8), producing MGLFDKLLRSNERAERGSPSAFVVSSFDSVSNAGKSSIFKHSGMKSYILEFEIVLDDVHRVWKPNETISGTVKLRLRKDVPNVWIKLAHIGEFQLHSNNPMTAGSLKSKYSDTVFCRSTSIYGSEENPLHLTGGEHKFPFSCKINGKNLVSSIDFKKGSIRYWVQAELHAQKTPPIFCKQHYQLIVPIDVGQLPKPNIKTVVLQSPNSSNNGIHVRRLMAAGSADPQDGASSLTRKTGGSSTITNGSSSSNNSGNSNASMLADNKTVKISVEIPCLGYTIGEEIPVKVHVTHYKQYFHPAGLIATLVRISRVSNPRNTEQIETFRKDICQGVAPLYTDPETHEAVIMLKLKVPLDTFPSLDLKNKFFTFQYYVEILANLSRKNLVYTESNRLVGGQRTSSIPMPSNKFSMFQDLSNQGEVTAGEDDSVTFFQDLINVDRLKRLRNVTGMSIEVVIGTHREEHEPESPTVDRLDSHSINQLPDDVDAVYNQCSSAESPIDEAYDYLLHRHNGPSPSSRIFTDTDMTLCYPADPVPLYSRGLDDFTGCSMSGVTDDKQELEQMRLKELESEPPI from the coding sequence ATGGGATTATTTGATAAACTTCTGCGGTCGAACGAACGAGCTGAGCGAGGTTCTCCTAGTGCATTTGTGGTGAGTAGCTTCGATTCAGTGAGCAATGCTGGCAAGAGCTCCATTTTCAAGCACTCCGGTATGAAATCGTACATTTTGGAGTTTGAAATTGTACTTGATGATGTGCACAGAGTGTGGAAACCGAACGAGACTATCAGTGGGACTGTGAAGCTTCGATTGAGAAAAGATGTGCCTAATGTTTGGATTAAACTTGCTCATATAGGAGAGTTTCAACTCCATTCCAATAACCCGATGACCGCAGGTTCTCTAAAATCGAAATACTCTGATACAGTGTTTTGCAGGTCCACGAGTATTTATGGTAGTGAGGAGAATCCATTACACTTGACTGGCGGTGAACACAAGTTTCCATTCTCTTGTAAAATTAATGGTAAGAACTTGGTGAGCTCGATAGATTTTAAGAAGGGTTCCATAAGATATTGGGTTCAAGCAGAGCTTCATGCCCAAAAGACGCCTCCTATCTTTTGCAAGCAGCATTACCAGTTGATTGTGCCAATAGACGTCGGCCAATTACCAAAGCCAAATATCAAGACGGTGGTCTTACAATCACCCAACTCAAGCAATAATGGAATCCATGTTAGAAGACTTATGGCAGCAGGTTCTGCAGACCCACAAGACGGGGCTTCGTCTCTGACTAGGAAAACAGGCGGATCCTCTACTATCACTAATGGTTCATCAAGCTCAAATAATTCAGGTAATTCCAACGCTTCCATGCTCGCTGATAACAAGACTGTCAAGATCTCGGTAGAGATTCCCTGTCTAGGATACACCATCGGAGAAGAAATTCCGGTTAAAGTCCACGTCACTCATTACAAACAATACTTCCACCCTGCGGGGTTGATTGCAACGTTGGTCAGAATCTCTCGGGTTTCAAACCCTAGAAATACAGAACAGATCGAAACATTTAGAAAAGATATCTGTCAAGGTGTTGCCCCATTATATACAGACCCCGAAACGCATGAAGCTGTTATAATGTTGAAACTAAAGGTTCCATTAGACACCTTCCCGAGTTTGGATTTAAAGAATAAGTTCTTCACTTTCCAGTATTACGTGGAGATCCTAGCAAATTTGTCAAGGAAGAATTTGGTATACACAGAGTCCAATAGACTTGTGGGTGGACAGAGAACTAGTAGTATACCGATGCCGTCGAACAAGTTTTCGATGTTCCAAGACCTCTCAAACCAGGGTGAGGTTACTGCTGGCGAAGATGATTCAGTAACGtttttccaagatttgattAATGTAGACAGACTCAAACGTCTAAGAAACGTTACAGGTATGTCAATCGAAGTTGTGATCGGAACACACAGAGAAGAACATGAGCCTGAATCGCCCACAGTGGACCGTCTGGATTCCCATTCTATCAACCAATTACCTGATGATGTGGATGCAGTTTACAACCAATGCTCTAGCGCTGAATCTCCAATAGACGAAGCTTACGACTATTTGTTACATAGACATAACGGGCCATCACCTTCCTCTCGTATCTTCACGGATACGGATATGACTTTGTGCTATCCGGCTGACCCTGTTCCACTGTATAGTCGTGGATTAGATGACTTCACTGGGTGTTCAATGTCAGGTGTTACAGATGATAAACAAGAACTAGAGCAAATGCggttgaaagaattggaaagcGAACCGCCCatataa
- the NSR1 gene encoding Nsr1p (some similarities with uniprot|P27476 Saccharomyces cerevisiae YGR159C NSR1 Nucleolar protein that binds nuclear localization sequences required for pre-rRNA processing and ribosome biogenesis): MGKSTDKKVSKKVSKKDLKLKKKQDEKKVKAVEPESSSDSSSDSSSDSSSDSSSDSSSDSDSSSSSDSSDSSDEEEEPKKETKKEESSSDSESSSDSDSESEKEEAKKEESSDSDSSSDSSSDSDSDSDEEEEKKEEKKKEESSASSSDSDSSSDSDSSSDDDEEEEKSSNKRKADDDEEKSESKKPKTELAGEPATIFVGRLSWSIDDEWLKTEFEPIGGVISARVMYERGTDRSRGYGYVDFEDKSYAEKAIKEMHGKEIDGRPINCDMSTSKPAGAPRDDRAKKFGDVPSEPSDTLFLGNLSFEADRDNLYEIFGKYGEIVSVRIPTHPETEQPKGFGYVQYGSIEDATKAFEGLQGEYINNRPVRLDYSIPKQNFGNNQRGGFNRGGSDRGGRGGRGGSRGGRGGFGGNRGGREFSSGSNASPLGATRQTASFQGTKKTFD; encoded by the coding sequence ATGGGTAAATCAACTGACAAGAAGGTTTCCAAGAAGGTTTCCAAGAAGGACCTAAAGCtaaaaaagaagcaagatgaaaagaaggtgaaGGCTGTTGAACCAGAATCTAGCTCCGATTCCAGCTCTGATTCTAGCTCTGATTCTAGCTCTGATTCTAGCTCTGATTCCTCTTCTGATTCcgattcttcttcctcttctgaCTCTTCTGACTCTtctgacgaagaagaagaaccaaagaaggaaactAAGAAGGAAGAATCTTCCTCTGATTCCGAATCCTCttctgattctgattccgaatctgaaaaggaagaagctaagaaagaagaatcctCCGATTCTGACTCTTCTTCCGACTCCTCCTCAGACTCCGACTCTGATtctgacgaagaagaagaaaagaaggaggaaaagaagaaggaagaatcTTCCgcttcttcatctgattctgattcttcatctgatTCTGACTCTTCAtctgatgacgatgaagaagaggaaaaaagCTCTAACAAGCGTAAGGctgatgatgacgaagagaAATCTGAAAGCAAAAAGCCAAAGACTGAATTGGCTGGTGAACCAGCTACTATTTTCGTTGGTAGACTATCATGGTCCATTGACGATGAATGGTTAAAGACCGAATTTGAACCAATCGGTGGTGTCATTAGTGCCAGAGTTATGTACGAAAGAGGTACTGACAGATCCCGTGGTTATGGTTATGTCGATTTTGAAGACAAATCCTACGCTGAAAAAGCTATCAAGGAAATGCACGGTAAGGAAATTGACGGAAGACCAATCAACTGTGATATGTCTACCTCGAAGCCAGCTGGTGCTCCAAGAGACGACAGAGCAAAGAAGTTCGGCGACGTTCCATCTGAACCATCTGACACTTTGTTCTTGGGTAATTTGTCTTTCGAAGCTGACAGAGACAACTTGTACGAGATCTTTGGTAAATAtggtgaaattgtttctgttcGTATCCCAACTCACCCAGAAACTGAACAACCAAAGGGTTTCGGTTACGTTCAATACGGTAGTATTGAAGATGCCACTAAAGCCTTTGAAGGTCTACAAGGTGAATACATTAATAACAGACCAGTCAGATTAGACTACTCCATTCCAAAGCAAAACTTCGGCAACAACCAACGTGGTGGTTTTAACAGAGGTGGTTCTGACAGAGGTGGAAGAGGCGGTAGAGGCGGCAGCAGAGGCGGTAGAGGTGGCTTCGGTGGTAACAGAGGAGGTAGAGAATTCAGTTCCGGTTCTAACGCTTCTCCTCTAGGAGCTACCAGACAAACTGCTTCCTTCCAAGGTACCAAAAAGACCTTCgattga
- a CDS encoding gag-pol fusion protein (no similarity) — protein sequence MLFPVTFAWFLFAGVFAQALSTKTFTSTLTSTSQICPDCTTITSYSTMPEPTTEDEPSTITSTICPSCTRPSTEVTTKSSTEPEETTTEPNTTESLTEPETTDCWSTESVPEDTTSEETTTSEEPSTSKLITSSEETITSEPPSTSTELTTSEEPITSEETTTSKESATSEESSSETEISSFTTLEPKSSTTPEEPVTSSTSTISTSTISTLTSTVCPSCDTHSTSTTLSSSSSSSSSSMISSTTDTDSESSTSSVTTIAPPPSFTTTLPDTTPSTLSSSTGRTESETIPSTASISTEITESETTTLPTPIPTTLSTIITSDISTTETEISTETTIVCSNREECADTVTSDTPVLESTTSELIQTITTSEIKTDSFKTTEPTIESSIETNVEASTESGTTETTEIYSTPLSETTITSENCYGTRCTTVTSTVTVPVTDLTTSTSPSNSSPSSAPNETTEPMEPSLESFTSQAPKTDTEQSSSTVSFGAVSSISIFQGVASSINARSSTIFGVFLGLISLL from the coding sequence ATGCTATTCCCTGTTACATTCGCTTGGTTTTTGTTTGCAGGTGTTTTTGCCCAAGCACTTTCCACAAAAACTTTTACCAGTACTCTGACATCTACTTCACAAATTTGTCCAGATTGCACTACGATCACTAGTTACTCCACGATGCCAGAGCCGACAACAGAAGATGAGCCATCAACTATTACTTCAACGATCTGCCCTTCATGTACCAGGCCTTCTACAGAGGTTAcaacaaaatcatcaacTGAGCCAGAAGAAACTACTACGGAACCAAATACTACCGAAAGTTTAACGGAGCCGGAGACAACAGACTGCTGGAGTACTGAATCAGTGCCTGAAGATACTACTTCAGAGGAAACTACTACCTCTGAAGAACCTTCTACTTCAAAATTGATTACTTCCTCAGAAGAAACTATCACTTCAGAACCACCTTCCACCTCGACTGAATTGACCACCTCGGAAGAACCTATTACGTCggaagaaacaacaacttCGAAAGAAAGCGCCACGTCGGAGGAAAGTTCCTCTGAAACTGAAATCAGCTCTTTCACCACCCTTGAACCAAAATCAAGCACTACTCCAGAAGAACCTGTAACCTCAAGTACATCCACTATTTCTACAAGTACTATATCCACATTGACTTCTACTGTATGTCCAAGCTGCGACACCCATAGTACTTCCACTACGCTTTCAAGCAGCTCCTCTTCTAGCTCCTCAAGCATGATAAGTTCTACCACAGACACTGATTCTGAATCAAGTACTTCTTCCGTCACTACCATAGCACCACCACCATCTTTTACCACAACTCTCCCTGATACAACCCCGTCCACATTGAGTAGTTCGACTGGACGTACCGAATCTGAAACAATCCCATCTACCGCTAGCATTTCTACTGAAATTACTGAATCTGAAACTACTACTCTTCCAACCCCCATTCCAACGACCTTGAGCACAATTATTACTTCTGATATCTCTACGACTGAGACGGAAATATCAACTGAAACGACTATTGTATGCTCCAATCGTGAAGAATGTGCAGATACTGTAACAAGTGACACTCCAGTCCTTGAAAGCACAACTTCTGAGTTAATCCAAACAATTACAACATCAGAAATAAAAACTGATTCATTTAAAACTACTGAACCAACTATTGAATCAAgtattgaaacaaatgtTGAGGCAAGTACTGAATCAGGTACCACCGAAACAACAGAGATCTATTCCACACCACTTTCAGAAACTACCATCACATCAGAGAACTGTTATGGAACACGCTGTACGACTGTTACAAGTACAGTCACTGTTCCAGTCACTGATCTAACAACTTCAACTTCACCATCAAACTCTTCACCATCATCAGCACCAAATGAAACTACGGAACCTATGGAACCTTCATTGGAATCTTTTACCTCTCAAGCACCAAAAACAGACACAGAACAAAGTTCTTCTACGGTAAGCTTTGGAGCAGtttcttcgatttcaatatttcaagGTGTTGCTTCTTCCATAAACGCAAGatcttcaacaatattTGGAGTATTTCTGGGATTAATCTCTCTACTCTGA